One segment of Kwoniella pini CBS 10737 chromosome 9, complete sequence DNA contains the following:
- a CDS encoding ubiquitin-conjugating enzyme E2 2 yields the protein MSTAAKRRLIRDFKRLASDPPIGISGSPNPDNIMIWNAVIFGPPDTPFEDGSFRLTLTFSDSYPNKPPTVRFVSKMFHPNIYANGELCLDILQNRWSPTYDVAAILTSVQSLLNDPNPASPANVDAAQLFKENLKEYERRVKQTVEQSWLDNPDEIEIEHSTNVPVQAVTA from the exons ATG TCTACAGCAGCTAAAAGACGTTTGATTCGagattttaaaagattagCTTCCGATCCACCAATAGGTATTTCAGGAAGTCCTAATCCTGATAATATAATGATTTGGAATGCAGTGATCTTTGGACCTC CCGACACACCGTTTGAAGATGGATCATTCCGACTAACATTAACATTCTCAGATTCATACCCTAACAAACCACCTACAGTCCGATTCGTATCTAAGATGTTTCATCCAAATATTTACGCCAATGGAGAATTATGTTTAGATATTCTACAAAATCGTTGGAGTCCAACTTATGATGTTGCTGCTATTTTAACTAGTGTTCAAAGTTTACTAAATGATCCTAATCCTGCTTC ACCAGCAAATGTAGATGCTGCTCAGCTATTCAAGGAAAATCTAAAAGAATACGAAAGACGAGTAAAA CAAACTGTCGAACAATCATGGCTTGATAATcctgatgaaattgaaattgaacatTCCACGAATGTACCCGTTCAAGCAGTTACAGCTTAA